The genomic segment TTCGACGGGGACCAATCTGTGGGGCGTTCTGAACTATGCGCGCGGCATGGTGGCGGCCGGCGAGCGGGGCTCGATTGTGACCCTGATGTGCGACAGTGGAGAACGCTATCTCGACACCTACTACGACCCGGAATGGGTTCTTGCGCATATTGGTGATATCAGCGGTTATCAGTCGCAGCTTGAAGAATGGACCTGAATGTGGGCCGCTTGTCGAAGATTGCTGATTGAAACTCTTGAGTCTCAGAAACGGGTTTGCGAGTTTTTCGCGAGCTTATCGGTCAAATGCCTGCAACAGCAGGGACATGACATTCAAGAATTCGTCCTGCCGTTCTTGTGGCAATTCCTTGACGGTCGAAACACCATAATCCAGCGTCAGGATCATGTTCCACATTTCGGTGAGGTTGGCCGCATCGACGGCTGATTTGAGTTTGACCGGCGACAAGGCTTTGGATGTTGTCGGCGAGACATGCTCCGGGACATAAGCTCCCAGCGACTTGTAAATGTTATGCTGCATGTGCCCCGCTCGTATTGGTTCTTATGGTTTTTTGAACCGGCCCAGCCGGTCGGTAAAAGTTCAGCCGTTTGCAAACCGAAACGGTTCCCAACGCCGCTGAAATTCTCGCTAAGGTAGCTACTAGCACACTCTGCATGTCACTGTCATCTCAACACGGCGTCATTCATGCAAAACAGTGGACAGGAAATCGAACCCGCACACCAACGTTCGTGTGAGTGCGTGTCAGCTGGCTCACTTTCAAGAACGGTGTTGACTTCCGGCCAAAAGGTGGGAAAAAGCTTTCAGGATCTTGAGACACCGACGAACTGATTAAGGGCAACGCCAAATGGTTGCACGCATTTACCGTCCGGCAAAAACCGCCATGCAGTCCGGCAAGGCCAAAACGCATCGCTGGGTACTGGACTATGAGCCGGAAGTCGCGAAGTCCGTCGAACCGCTCATGGGTTATACGTCCTCTTCCGATATGAAGCAGCAGGTCCGGCTGTATTTCGACACACAAGAGGAAGCCGTCGCATACGCCAAACGCCATGGTATCGCGCACCGCGTGGAAAAAGCGCAGAACCGGAAAGTGCGCGGCGCGGCCTATGCGGACAATTTCAAGTTCAAGCGGGT from the Roseibium sp. HPY-6 genome contains:
- a CDS encoding ETC complex I subunit, giving the protein MVARIYRPAKTAMQSGKAKTHRWVLDYEPEVAKSVEPLMGYTSSSDMKQQVRLYFDTQEEAVAYAKRHGIAHRVEKAQNRKVRGAAYADNFKFKRVAPWTH